One genomic segment of Candidatus Fukatsuia endosymbiont of Tuberolachnus salignus includes these proteins:
- the carB gene encoding carbamoyl-phosphate synthase large subunit, whose amino-acid sequence MPKRTDIKSILILGAGPIVIGQACEFDYSGAQACKALREEGYRVILLNSNPATIMTDPEMADATYIEPIHWEVVRKIIEKERPDAVLPTMGGQTALNCALELEHKGVLAEFGVTMIGATAAAIDKAEDRRLFDIAMKKIGLETARSGIAHNMEEALAVAAEVGFPCIIRPSFTMGGAGGGIAYNHEEFEEICQSGLDLSPSKELLIDESLIGWKEYEMEVVRDKNDNCIIVCSIENFDAMGIHTGDSITVAPAQTLTDKEYQIMRNASMAVLREIGVETGGSNVQFAVNPKNGRLIVIEMNPRVSRSSALASKATGFPIAKIAAKLAVGYTLDELMNDITGGGTSADILRKGGEQTVTQNPQNTVSFASFPASFEPAIDYVVTKIPRFNFEKFAGANDRLTTQMKSVGEVMAIGRNQQESLQKALRGLEIGATGFDAKISLDDPQALSKIRRELKEAGAERIWYIADAFRAGMSVDGVFNLTNVDRWFLIQIEELVRLEESVIECGINGLNAVFLRQLKRKGFADARLAKLVGVSESEVRKLRHKFALHPVYKRVDTCAAEFATDTAYMYSTYEEECESNPSHNQPKIMILGGGPNRIGQGIEFDYCCVHASLALRESGYQTIIVNCNPETVSTDYDISDRLYFDSVTLEDVLEIVRIEQPQGVIVQYGGQTPLKLARELESAGVPIIGTNPDAIDRAEDRARFQQAVNRLGLKQPANATVTTLEQAVEKANVLEYPLVVRPSYVLGGRAMEIVYDKQDLRRYFQNAVNVSNDAPVLLDRFLDDAVEVDIDAICDGERVLIGGIMEHIEQAGVHSGDSACSLPAYTLSQEIQNTMRQQVEKLAFELCVRGLMNVQFAVKNQEVYLIEVNPRAARTVPFVSKATGVPLAKIAARVMVGQSLTQQGVLAEVIPPYYSVKKVVLPFNKFPGVDPILGPEMRSTGEVMGVGRTFSEAFSKAMLASQSGIKKRGRVLLSVRAGDKARVVDLAAKLLAQGFELDATHGTAIVLGEAGINPRLVNKVCEGRPHIQDRIKNGEYTYIVNTTAGRQAIEDSKLLRRSALQYKVHYDTTLNGGFATTMALNADPTERVISVQEMHDEIK is encoded by the coding sequence ATGCCAAAACGTACAGATATAAAAAGCATCCTGATTTTAGGCGCAGGGCCTATTGTTATTGGTCAGGCCTGTGAATTCGATTATTCCGGCGCTCAGGCTTGTAAAGCACTACGGGAGGAAGGCTATCGGGTGATCCTGCTTAACTCCAATCCGGCAACCATTATGACTGATCCTGAAATGGCGGATGCCACCTATATTGAGCCAATCCATTGGGAAGTGGTACGTAAAATCATCGAAAAAGAGCGCCCAGATGCCGTGTTACCGACAATGGGCGGACAGACGGCTTTGAACTGTGCTTTAGAATTGGAACATAAAGGTGTTTTAGCTGAATTTGGTGTTACCATGATAGGTGCCACTGCGGCGGCTATTGATAAAGCAGAAGATCGCCGTTTGTTTGATATCGCGATGAAAAAAATCGGCCTGGAAACCGCACGTTCCGGTATTGCACATAATATGGAAGAAGCGTTAGCGGTGGCGGCTGAGGTCGGTTTCCCCTGCATTATTCGTCCTTCTTTCACTATGGGTGGTGCCGGTGGAGGGATAGCTTATAACCACGAAGAATTTGAAGAAATTTGCCAAAGTGGTCTGGATCTGTCACCCAGCAAAGAATTGCTGATCGATGAATCACTCATTGGCTGGAAAGAGTATGAAATGGAAGTGGTTCGCGATAAAAATGACAACTGTATCATTGTCTGCTCGATCGAAAATTTTGATGCGATGGGGATCCATACCGGTGATTCCATCACTGTTGCGCCGGCACAGACGTTGACCGATAAGGAATATCAAATCATGCGTAATGCTTCAATGGCAGTATTGCGTGAGATTGGCGTAGAAACCGGAGGATCTAACGTACAATTTGCGGTTAATCCTAAAAATGGCCGGCTGATAGTGATTGAAATGAATCCGCGTGTTTCACGTTCTTCCGCATTGGCATCAAAAGCGACCGGTTTCCCGATTGCAAAAATTGCCGCTAAACTCGCTGTGGGCTATACGCTGGATGAATTGATGAATGACATCACAGGTGGCGGTACGTCGGCAGATATTTTGCGCAAAGGTGGTGAGCAAACTGTCACTCAGAACCCGCAAAATACAGTAAGCTTTGCTTCTTTTCCTGCTTCTTTCGAGCCTGCCATCGATTATGTCGTCACTAAAATTCCACGTTTTAATTTTGAAAAATTCGCCGGGGCTAATGACCGTCTGACAACACAGATGAAATCCGTAGGCGAAGTGATGGCCATTGGACGTAATCAGCAAGAATCATTGCAAAAAGCTTTGCGTGGATTAGAAATCGGTGCAACAGGTTTTGATGCCAAGATTAGTTTGGATGATCCCCAGGCGCTGAGCAAAATCCGTCGTGAACTGAAAGAAGCCGGTGCTGAGCGCATCTGGTATATTGCTGATGCCTTCCGTGCAGGTATGTCGGTTGATGGTGTTTTCAATCTGACGAATGTTGATCGCTGGTTTTTGATACAAATTGAAGAGTTGGTGCGTTTAGAAGAAAGCGTCATTGAATGTGGTATCAACGGTCTCAATGCTGTATTTTTACGCCAACTGAAGCGTAAAGGTTTTGCTGATGCACGTTTAGCAAAATTAGTCGGTGTTTCTGAAAGTGAAGTACGTAAATTGCGCCACAAATTTGCTCTTCATCCGGTTTATAAACGGGTTGATACCTGTGCAGCGGAGTTTGCCACTGACACCGCTTATATGTACTCAACCTACGAGGAAGAATGCGAATCTAATCCCAGCCATAATCAACCGAAAATCATGATTCTGGGCGGTGGACCTAACCGTATTGGTCAGGGTATTGAATTCGATTATTGTTGTGTACATGCTTCCCTCGCATTGCGTGAAAGCGGTTATCAAACCATTATAGTGAACTGTAACCCGGAAACGGTTTCAACGGATTACGACATCTCCGATCGACTTTATTTCGATTCTGTCACCTTGGAAGATGTATTGGAAATCGTGCGGATCGAACAGCCACAGGGTGTTATTGTGCAATATGGCGGTCAAACACCACTGAAATTGGCGCGTGAGTTAGAGTCTGCCGGCGTGCCTATCATCGGCACGAATCCTGATGCAATTGATCGCGCAGAAGATCGAGCACGTTTCCAACAGGCAGTTAATCGCTTGGGTTTAAAACAACCGGCTAATGCCACCGTTACCACACTCGAGCAGGCGGTTGAAAAAGCCAATGTCTTGGAGTATCCACTGGTGGTACGCCCTTCCTATGTACTAGGGGGAAGAGCAATGGAAATCGTTTACGATAAACAGGATCTACGTCGTTATTTCCAAAATGCGGTGAATGTTTCTAACGATGCGCCAGTATTGCTCGATCGTTTTCTAGATGATGCAGTTGAAGTCGATATCGATGCCATTTGTGACGGTGAACGTGTGCTGATTGGCGGTATCATGGAACATATTGAACAGGCAGGTGTACACTCTGGTGATTCTGCCTGTTCATTACCGGCTTATACTCTGAGCCAGGAAATCCAGAATACTATGCGTCAGCAGGTAGAAAAACTCGCATTTGAGCTCTGTGTCAGAGGTTTGATGAATGTGCAATTTGCGGTAAAAAATCAAGAAGTTTACTTGATTGAAGTTAACCCGCGTGCTGCCCGTACCGTCCCTTTCGTTTCTAAAGCGACCGGTGTGCCCTTAGCAAAAATTGCCGCTAGAGTCATGGTCGGTCAATCATTGACGCAACAGGGTGTATTAGCTGAAGTGATCCCACCTTATTATTCGGTAAAAAAAGTTGTGTTGCCCTTTAATAAATTCCCGGGCGTTGATCCGATTTTAGGCCCCGAAATGCGCTCAACCGGCGAAGTGATGGGTGTGGGCAGAACCTTTTCTGAAGCCTTCTCTAAAGCGATGTTAGCGAGCCAATCCGGGATAAAAAAACGAGGACGTGTGTTGTTATCTGTACGGGCGGGTGATAAAGCGCGGGTGGTTGATCTGGCGGCCAAGCTACTAGCACAAGGTTTTGAGCTGGATGCAACACATGGTACGGCAATCGTGTTGGGAGAGGCTGGGATTAACCCGCGTTTAGTCAATAAAGTCTGTGAGGGACGTCCACATATTCAGGATAGAATTAAAAATGGAGAATATACTTATATTGTGAATACAACAGCGGGGCGTCAAGCGATTGAAGATTCTAAATTACTACGCCGTAGTGCTTTACAGTATAAGGTGCATTATGACACCACGCTAAACGGCGGTTTTGCGACCACAATGGCGCTCAATGCTGATCCGACCGAACGTGTTATTTCAGTGCAAGAAATGCATGACGAAATTAAATGA
- the carA gene encoding glutamine-hydrolyzing carbamoyl-phosphate synthase small subunit — translation MIKSALLVLEDGTQFHGRSIGAVGAAVGEVVFNTSMTGYQEILTDPSYSRQIVTFTYPHIGNTGTNSADEESATIQVQGMIVRDLPLIASSYRNEEDLSQYLQRHHVVAIADIDTRKLTRLLRDKGTKNGCIIVGDPSDALLTLALEKIKQFPGLKGMDLAQEVSTKASYVWLQGSSVQKRKLPEAQKLTGLPFHVVAYDYGVKHNILRMLVDRGCRLTVVPARTPAENVLQLNPDGIFLSNGPGDPEPCDYAITAIKRLLETDIPLFGICLGHQLLALASGAKTIKMKFGHHGANHPVQDLRSNSVMITAQNHGFTVDEASLPANLRATHRSLFDASLQGITRTDKAAFSFQGHPEASPGPHDAAPLFDHFIELMKTYQTQSQHHDSH, via the coding sequence TTGATTAAGTCAGCGCTATTGGTTCTCGAAGACGGAACCCAATTTCACGGTCGATCGATAGGAGCAGTAGGGGCGGCAGTGGGGGAAGTGGTCTTTAATACATCAATGACTGGTTATCAAGAAATCCTTACTGATCCTTCCTATTCTCGCCAAATCGTCACTTTCACTTATCCCCATATCGGTAATACCGGCACCAATAGTGCCGATGAGGAATCTGCCACAATACAGGTTCAAGGCATGATTGTCCGTGATTTACCCTTGATCGCCAGCAGTTATCGTAATGAAGAAGATCTATCTCAATACCTCCAGCGTCATCATGTTGTTGCTATTGCGGATATCGATACGCGTAAGCTGACGCGTTTGCTCCGTGATAAAGGCACAAAAAATGGCTGTATTATTGTGGGTGATCCTTCCGATGCATTGCTCACCTTAGCATTGGAAAAAATAAAACAGTTTCCTGGTCTAAAAGGGATGGATTTGGCGCAAGAGGTGAGCACCAAAGCAAGCTATGTTTGGTTACAGGGGAGTTCGGTACAGAAGAGAAAACTGCCAGAGGCGCAAAAATTAACTGGCCTGCCCTTCCATGTGGTGGCTTATGACTATGGTGTTAAGCATAATATCCTACGCATGCTGGTTGATCGAGGCTGCCGTTTGACGGTGGTTCCAGCGCGGACGCCGGCGGAAAACGTACTACAATTAAATCCAGATGGCATTTTTTTATCCAATGGCCCAGGTGATCCCGAGCCTTGTGACTACGCGATCACTGCGATTAAACGTTTACTTGAAACTGATATTCCACTATTTGGTATCTGTTTAGGTCATCAACTATTGGCATTGGCAAGTGGTGCGAAAACCATAAAAATGAAATTCGGTCATCACGGTGCTAACCATCCGGTGCAGGATTTGCGCAGCAATTCGGTGATGATTACTGCTCAAAACCACGGTTTTACGGTAGATGAAGCAAGTTTACCGGCTAATTTACGCGCCACCCACCGTTCTTTATTTGATGCTTCTTTACAAGGGATCACGCGTACGGATAAGGCTGCGTTCAGTTTTCAAGGCCACCCTGAGGCCAGTCCTGGTCCACATGATGCGGCCCCCTTGTTTGATCACTTTATCGAGTTGATGAAAACCTATCAAACACAATCACAACATCATGACAGTCACTAA
- the dapB gene encoding 4-hydroxy-tetrahydrodipicolinate reductase, with amino-acid sequence MIRIAVAGAAGRIGKQLIQAVVHSKALTLAVALVRQGSELVGNDAGELAGIDRLYVMVSDDLYASVDDFDVLIDFTTPQATLVNLKFCRQHKKAMVIGTTGFDQQGKRMIEKAAKDIAVVCAANFSVGVNLMLQLLEKTAKVMGAYSDIEIIEAHHRHKVDAPSGTALAMGEVIAQTLGSDLQDCAVYSRSGHERKSGTIGFASIRAGDIIGEHTALFADIGEQIEITHKTTHRMTFANGAVKAAIWLKNNHKLCGLFNMHDVLDNRPLA; translated from the coding sequence ATGATACGCATTGCTGTAGCAGGTGCAGCGGGTCGCATAGGCAAACAACTTATTCAGGCTGTTGTACACAGCAAAGCACTGACGTTGGCTGTAGCATTGGTGCGTCAGGGGTCAGAACTCGTGGGGAACGATGCCGGTGAGCTAGCCGGTATTGATCGATTATATGTCATGGTCAGCGATGATTTGTACGCATCTGTTGATGATTTTGATGTTCTTATTGATTTCACTACACCACAGGCAACTTTAGTGAATCTGAAATTTTGTCGTCAACACAAAAAGGCCATGGTAATTGGTACCACGGGTTTTGATCAGCAAGGAAAAAGGATGATTGAAAAGGCAGCCAAAGATATTGCTGTCGTATGTGCTGCCAATTTCAGTGTTGGTGTGAATTTGATGTTACAACTATTAGAAAAAACAGCAAAAGTGATGGGGGCATACAGTGATATTGAGATTATCGAAGCACATCATCGTCACAAAGTGGATGCCCCCTCAGGAACGGCTCTGGCGATGGGCGAAGTCATTGCACAAACATTAGGCAGTGATTTACAAGATTGTGCGGTTTATTCTCGTAGTGGTCATGAACGTAAATCGGGTACCATCGGTTTCGCTTCTATCCGCGCGGGGGATATTATCGGTGAACATACAGCCCTGTTTGCCGATATCGGTGAGCAAATCGAAATCACCCATAAAACTACCCACCGGATGACATTTGCTAATGGCGCAGTTAAAGCTGCTATTTGGTTAAAAAACAATCACAAACTATGTGGTCTATTTAATATGCATGATGTGCTTGATAATAGGCCTCTTGCATAA
- the ispH gene encoding 4-hydroxy-3-methylbut-2-enyl diphosphate reductase, with translation MQILLANPRGFCAGVDRAISIVERALAMFGTPIYVRHEVVHNRYVVDSLFQRGAVFIEDISEVPDGAILVFSAHGVSQAVRAEAQARQLHLLLDATCPLVTKVHMEVARASRKGKEAILIGHAGHPEVEGTMGQYNNPQGGMYLVESAEDVWQLVVKDENNVCFMTQTTLSVDDTSTVIDALRQRFPQIIGPRKDDICYATTNRQEAVRNLAEKTDSVLVVGSKNSSNSTRLAELAQRMGKPAYLIDSASDIQADWLTNIRCIGVTAGASAPDILVQQVIKRLQSLGAQESVELIGREENIVFEVPKELRVSVKQLD, from the coding sequence ATGCAAATATTACTGGCTAATCCACGTGGTTTCTGTGCGGGTGTCGATCGGGCAATCAGCATTGTTGAACGTGCTTTAGCGATGTTTGGTACGCCTATCTACGTGCGGCATGAAGTGGTACATAACCGCTATGTAGTTGATAGCTTGTTTCAGCGTGGCGCTGTTTTTATTGAAGATATTTCAGAGGTGCCCGATGGTGCTATTTTGGTCTTCTCCGCTCATGGTGTTTCCCAAGCGGTACGGGCAGAAGCCCAAGCCCGTCAATTACATCTGTTACTTGATGCTACCTGTCCATTAGTGACAAAAGTTCATATGGAAGTCGCACGAGCCAGCCGTAAGGGTAAAGAGGCTATTCTCATCGGTCACGCGGGGCATCCTGAAGTGGAAGGCACTATGGGTCAATACAATAATCCACAAGGCGGCATGTATTTAGTGGAGTCCGCAGAAGATGTTTGGCAACTGGTCGTCAAGGATGAAAATAATGTGTGTTTTATGACACAAACCACGCTATCGGTGGATGATACTTCAACGGTGATCGATGCCTTGCGGCAGCGTTTCCCACAGATTATTGGCCCGCGTAAAGACGATATTTGCTATGCCACCACCAACCGCCAGGAAGCAGTACGCAATTTAGCGGAGAAAACGGATTCTGTGCTCGTTGTTGGCTCTAAAAATTCTTCCAACTCCACTCGTCTTGCTGAGCTAGCACAACGTATGGGAAAACCAGCCTATTTGATCGATTCCGCGTCTGATATTCAAGCAGATTGGCTAACGAATATTCGCTGTATCGGCGTCACAGCGGGTGCCTCAGCACCTGATATTTTGGTACAACAGGTTATCAAACGCTTACAATCATTAGGTGCTCAAGAGTCTGTTGAGCTTATCGGTCGTGAAGAAAATATTGTTTTTGAAGTGCCCAAAGAACTGCGAGTGAGTGTTAAGCAGCTTGATTAA
- the fkpB gene encoding FKBP-type peptidyl-prolyl cis-trans isomerase, with protein sequence MSVRIQKNSTVLIHFTLQLADGSTAESTRAQGKPALFRLGDNSLSAALEQQLLGLQVGDKRNFTLSAETAFGMANPDLIHSFSPCDFAQTGIPDTGTIMLFTAMDGGEMPGIVRAVAEGSITVDFNHPLAGQALSFAIDVLEIDPKQETSHANITG encoded by the coding sequence ATGTCAGTTCGGATACAGAAAAACAGCACAGTGTTGATACATTTCACATTGCAATTGGCGGATGGTTCAACGGCAGAGTCAACACGTGCTCAGGGTAAACCCGCACTGTTTCGTTTAGGCGATAACAGTTTATCCGCGGCATTAGAACAACAATTGCTAGGATTACAGGTTGGTGATAAGCGCAATTTTACTTTATCAGCGGAAACGGCTTTTGGCATGGCAAACCCCGATTTGATTCACTCTTTTTCGCCGTGTGATTTTGCTCAAACCGGTATCCCTGATACGGGTACTATCATGTTGTTTACCGCAATGGATGGTGGTGAAATGCCAGGTATCGTGCGCGCAGTAGCCGAGGGATCGATCACTGTTGATTTTAATCATCCGTTAGCAGGGCAAGCACTCAGTTTTGCTATTGACGTATTGGAAATTGATCCCAAACAGGAGACAAGCCATGCAAATATTACTGGCTAA
- the lspA gene encoding signal peptidase II, with amino-acid sequence MSKQLSSTGLRWLWLAAVVLVLDLTSKQWVIAHFSLHESMTLIPLLNITYAQNPGAAFSFLADKNGWQRWLFAFIAVVISLILMVFMYRSSSKQHMINCAYALIIGGALGNLFDRMVHGVVIDFIDFYVNDWHWPTFNLADTSICIGAILVVLDGFLEPVRNRENGAKKR; translated from the coding sequence ATGAGTAAACAGCTTAGTTCGACTGGATTGCGCTGGCTATGGCTGGCGGCAGTAGTACTGGTATTAGATCTAACTAGTAAACAGTGGGTTATCGCGCATTTTTCATTGCATGAAAGCATGACATTGATCCCCTTGTTAAATATCACCTATGCACAAAATCCTGGAGCGGCTTTCAGCTTTTTGGCGGATAAAAATGGCTGGCAGCGTTGGTTGTTTGCTTTTATCGCCGTGGTTATCTCGCTGATACTGATGGTATTCATGTACCGTTCGAGCAGCAAGCAACACATGATAAATTGTGCTTATGCATTGATTATTGGCGGGGCACTGGGTAATTTATTTGATCGCATGGTACATGGTGTGGTCATTGATTTTATCGATTTTTACGTCAATGATTGGCACTGGCCAACGTTTAATCTGGCTGATACTTCGATTTGTATCGGCGCGATATTGGTGGTACTCGACGGGTTCCTGGAGCCTGTGCGAAATAGAGAAAACGGTGCTAAAAAAAGGTAA